A genomic region of Rhodococcus pyridinivorans contains the following coding sequences:
- a CDS encoding universal stress protein, producing the protein MSAYRTIVVGTDGSESSYRAVEKAAALAGDAGAQLVIACAYYPADPKDTAQAADALRDEAYQVTGSAPTYEILRTAREKATVAGARKITERPIVGAPVESLLTLVEEVEADLIVIGNRGLNTLTGRLLGSVPSDVARKALCDVLVVHTVR; encoded by the coding sequence ATGAGCGCCTACCGGACCATAGTCGTCGGAACCGATGGTTCCGAATCGTCGTATCGGGCCGTGGAGAAGGCAGCTGCTCTGGCCGGCGACGCGGGCGCCCAACTGGTGATCGCCTGCGCCTACTACCCGGCCGACCCCAAGGACACCGCACAGGCCGCCGACGCGCTGCGCGACGAGGCGTACCAGGTCACCGGCTCGGCACCGACCTACGAGATCCTGCGCACCGCACGGGAGAAGGCAACCGTCGCCGGCGCCCGCAAGATCACCGAGCGGCCCATCGTCGGTGCACCTGTCGAATCGCTCCTCACGCTCGTCGAGGAGGTCGAAGCCGATCTCATCGTCATCGGCAATCGCGGCCTCAACACGCTGACCGGGCGGCTGCTCGGCTCCGTCCCCTCGGACGTCGCCCGCAAGGCCCTGTGCGACGTGCTGGTAGTGCACACGGTCCGCTGA
- a CDS encoding DUF732 domain-containing protein — protein sequence MAYRAAHHRIRRAGCAAIAALSGFFVSAACGSVTPTQDEAQAATSTTSVSPTSSTPPDARFLRVKEALEASGLVADVTDDTVLAVVRGVCDQLRAGVPEHDVLVTLRPIAAYAAGASGSRMSADDAAARYLETAREEYC from the coding sequence GTGGCCTATCGGGCAGCGCACCACCGGATACGTCGAGCGGGGTGCGCTGCGATCGCGGCGCTGAGCGGGTTCTTCGTCTCCGCCGCGTGCGGATCGGTCACGCCGACCCAGGACGAGGCGCAGGCCGCGACGTCCACGACGTCGGTATCCCCTACCTCGTCGACGCCGCCCGACGCGCGTTTTCTGCGGGTGAAGGAGGCACTGGAGGCGTCCGGTCTGGTCGCCGACGTCACGGACGACACGGTGCTTGCGGTGGTGCGAGGGGTGTGCGACCAGTTGCGCGCGGGCGTGCCGGAGCACGACGTCCTCGTCACGCTCCGGCCGATCGCCGCCTACGCCGCGGGCGCCTCGGGTTCGCGCATGTCGGCGGACGACGCCGCCGCGCGCTATCTCGAAACCGCCCGCGAGGAGTACTGCTGA
- a CDS encoding SCO6745 family protein, with product MDPSSAGRAARALELLHSVVYFAPDIAGELAALGVDGPAAQYFGGRAAPLGAVGPGVVTATFCSFSPRLVASAVPAVWETAEPATIIAARLRALDALHRRVLGQDVLGSAEMNEAADLAATAARAIPGPDGRPLYAAYADLPWPEEAHLRLWHALTLLREYRGDGHIAALQTAGLSGLDALVTHTATGIGFATDPARKLRGWSRDEWADAEKGLRGRGLLDKRGELTGEGFEVRELVEDLTDDLAVAPWTALGEEGVERLLDLALPWRDAFVDAEVFPAGLFGPRYGDAR from the coding sequence ACTTCGCGCCGGACATCGCGGGTGAACTCGCCGCGCTCGGTGTCGACGGACCGGCTGCGCAGTACTTCGGTGGACGCGCGGCACCCCTGGGTGCCGTCGGCCCCGGGGTCGTGACCGCGACGTTCTGCAGCTTCTCGCCCCGCCTGGTGGCATCGGCCGTCCCGGCAGTGTGGGAGACGGCCGAGCCGGCCACGATCATCGCGGCGCGGTTGCGGGCTCTGGACGCACTCCATCGACGGGTCCTCGGGCAGGACGTACTCGGCTCCGCGGAGATGAACGAGGCGGCGGACCTCGCGGCCACCGCGGCGCGGGCGATTCCCGGCCCGGACGGTCGCCCGCTCTACGCCGCCTACGCCGACCTGCCCTGGCCCGAGGAGGCGCACCTGCGCCTGTGGCACGCCCTGACCCTGCTGCGCGAGTATCGCGGCGACGGTCATATCGCGGCCCTGCAGACGGCAGGGCTTTCGGGGCTCGATGCGCTCGTCACCCACACGGCGACCGGTATCGGGTTCGCCACTGATCCGGCCCGGAAGCTGCGGGGCTGGTCGCGGGACGAGTGGGCGGACGCCGAGAAGGGATTGCGCGGGCGCGGCCTGCTCGACAAGCGCGGCGAGCTCACCGGTGAGGGCTTCGAGGTCCGCGAACTCGTCGAGGATCTCACCGACGACCTGGCGGTCGCGCCGTGGACTGCGCTCGGTGAGGAGGGGGTGGAACGTTTGCTCGACCTCGCGTTGCCGTGGCGCGACGCCTTCGTCGACGCCGAGGTATTCCCTGCCGGCCTGTTCGGCCCGCGTTACGGTGACGCGCGGTAA